The Cohnella abietis genome has a segment encoding these proteins:
- a CDS encoding spore coat associated protein CotJA, with protein MYDAQWRDYMPYVSQNDPCPPIRVKWFIVPPNQFINFQPMNLPQFPLEEALRRGTLWPALYSPYPSRRSAKGGKVNG; from the coding sequence ATGTATGATGCCCAGTGGCGAGATTACATGCCTTATGTCAGTCAGAATGATCCGTGCCCCCCAATTCGTGTAAAATGGTTCATCGTTCCACCGAATCAATTCATCAATTTTCAGCCAATGAATCTACCCCAATTTCCTTTAGAAGAAGCACTTCGTCGTGGTACGTTATGGCCAGCGCTGTACAGCCCTTATCCTTCTAGAAGATCGGCTAAGGGAGGGAAGGTAAATGGTTGA
- a CDS encoding spore coat protein CotJB, which yields MRGDENYCQELEELQKVDFALVELTLYLDTHPTDMQSVQQFNQLAQRRQQIANEFEMKHGPLLQYGHSYSRFPWQWVDSPWPWQV from the coding sequence TTGCGAGGAGACGAAAATTATTGTCAGGAGCTTGAAGAGCTTCAGAAGGTTGATTTTGCACTCGTTGAGCTAACCTTGTACTTAGATACCCATCCTACAGATATGCAATCCGTCCAACAATTTAATCAGCTTGCTCAGCGGCGTCAACAAATAGCCAACGAATTTGAGATGAAGCATGGTCCTTTACTGCAGTATGGTCATAGCTACAGTCGATTTCCTTGGCAATGGGTCGATAGTCCGTGGCCATGGCAGGTTTAA
- a CDS encoding manganese catalase family protein, with product MWIYEKKLQYPVRVSKCDPRMARYLVEQYGGADGELSAALRYLNQRYTIPDKVIGLLTDIGTEEFAHLEMIATMIYKLTKDATPEQLEVAGLGANFVNHDGAMFYNNASGVPWTAAYIGTKGDPIADLYEDIAAEEKARATYQWLIDYTDDVDLQDSLRFLREREIIHSLRFKEAVEILKTDRDQKKVY from the coding sequence ATGTGGATCTATGAGAAAAAGCTGCAGTATCCTGTTAGAGTAAGCAAGTGCGATCCTCGTATGGCTCGTTATTTAGTGGAACAATACGGGGGAGCAGATGGTGAACTGTCGGCTGCTTTACGTTATCTGAATCAACGTTACACCATTCCTGACAAAGTAATAGGTCTTTTGACAGATATTGGAACAGAGGAGTTTGCCCACCTCGAGATGATTGCGACGATGATTTATAAGCTGACTAAAGACGCGACACCGGAGCAGCTTGAGGTTGCTGGACTGGGGGCGAACTTTGTTAATCACGACGGCGCTATGTTCTATAATAATGCTTCTGGGGTACCTTGGACGGCTGCTTATATTGGAACCAAAGGCGATCCTATTGCCGATTTGTATGAAGACATAGCTGCGGAAGAGAAGGCCAGAGCTACTTATCAATGGCTTATTGATTACACGGATGACGTGGATCTCCAAGATAGTCTTAGATTTCTTAGAGAACGTGAAATCATACATTCCTTACGCTTCAAAGAAGCGGTGGAAATACTTAAGACAGACCGCGACCAGAAAAAGGTGTATTAA
- a CDS encoding glycoside hydrolase family 3 C-terminal domain-containing protein, which produces MKEIRDIKALIAQMTLEEKVSLCSGLDTWHTRGIERLGIPSVMVTDGPHGLRKQRASSDHLGLFDSVPSTCFPSAAGVASSWNRQLIQRMGEALGRECQAENVAVLLGPGANIKRSPLCGRNFEYFSEDPFLSSEMAANHIIGVQSQGVGTSLKHFAANNQEHRRMTSDSIVDERTLREIYLASFEGAVKQAQPWTVMCAYNKVNGEFASENETLLTDILKNEWGHEGFVVSDWGAVNDRAKGLAAGLELEMPASYGEGDKQIIEAVRSGQLAEKKIDEAVERLLSVVFKSVDSRRPDIVFDIEEHHQLAREVARESMVLLKNQDNILPLAKGGKIAVIGAMAKEPRYQGSGSSQIKPTRLEDISEELAKSAGEGAELLYAKGYNLDAEELDADLTAEAVRVASTANVVVVFAGLPKRYESEGFDRQHLRIPANQVALIEAVAAAQPNVVVVLSNGAPVEMPWLSSIKGVLEAYLGGQALGGAIADLLFGDANPSGRLAETFPVKLSDNPSYLSFPGEGNKVEYGEGIFVGYRYYEKKGLAPLFPFGHGLSYTTFSYADLTIDKKTLKDTESLKVSVRVTNTGLRAGLEVVQLYVRDVESSVIRPNKELKGFDKVELEPGESKTVTFKLDKRSFAYYDVEVSEWTVETGNFELMLGRSSQDIILSETVTVQSTAVRKTVFHRNSTLSEVGKTPLGKVLVQQILANLPFAAAIGSEHEAMVKAFMEHMPLRGLLSFSGGKFTEISLAAMLKKLNDE; this is translated from the coding sequence ATGAAGGAAATAAGGGATATTAAGGCGCTGATTGCTCAAATGACGCTGGAGGAGAAGGTGAGTCTGTGCTCGGGGTTGGATACGTGGCATACGCGAGGCATTGAAAGGCTAGGCATTCCATCTGTGATGGTGACGGATGGACCGCATGGCTTGCGTAAGCAACGAGCATCTTCGGATCATCTCGGGCTATTCGACAGTGTGCCGTCAACTTGTTTTCCATCTGCGGCTGGTGTAGCAAGCTCATGGAACCGACAGCTTATCCAGCGCATGGGCGAAGCGCTAGGCCGAGAGTGCCAGGCTGAAAACGTAGCCGTGCTGTTAGGTCCAGGGGCGAACATCAAGCGTTCCCCACTCTGCGGACGGAACTTTGAATATTTTTCTGAGGATCCATTTCTGTCATCAGAGATGGCGGCTAACCATATTATCGGCGTTCAGAGTCAAGGGGTAGGCACTTCACTAAAGCATTTCGCAGCGAACAACCAAGAGCATCGGCGTATGACATCCGACTCAATTGTAGACGAACGAACGCTACGTGAAATCTATTTGGCATCCTTTGAGGGAGCGGTGAAGCAAGCTCAGCCATGGACGGTCATGTGTGCTTACAATAAAGTGAATGGCGAATTCGCATCAGAGAATGAGACGTTGCTGACGGATATTTTGAAAAATGAATGGGGTCATGAGGGCTTTGTCGTCTCAGATTGGGGCGCTGTGAACGATCGGGCAAAGGGACTTGCTGCGGGGCTTGAGCTAGAGATGCCTGCTAGCTACGGCGAGGGTGATAAGCAGATCATTGAAGCTGTACGAAGTGGTCAATTGGCAGAGAAGAAAATTGACGAAGCAGTCGAGCGGCTTCTGAGTGTCGTATTTAAGTCGGTAGACAGCCGACGTCCTGATATTGTATTCGATATCGAGGAGCATCATCAATTGGCTCGCGAGGTCGCACGGGAAAGCATGGTGCTTTTGAAAAACCAAGACAACATCCTGCCACTGGCAAAGGGAGGCAAGATTGCGGTTATCGGAGCGATGGCTAAGGAGCCGCGCTACCAGGGCAGTGGCAGCTCTCAGATTAAGCCTACTCGGCTTGAGGACATTAGCGAGGAACTCGCAAAATCAGCCGGCGAGGGTGCTGAGCTACTTTACGCAAAGGGGTACAATTTGGACGCGGAGGAGTTAGACGCTGACCTGACCGCTGAGGCGGTGAGAGTTGCTTCAACTGCTAACGTTGTCGTGGTGTTCGCTGGACTTCCGAAGCGATACGAGTCCGAGGGCTTCGACCGTCAGCATTTACGTATACCAGCAAATCAGGTTGCTCTTATTGAGGCAGTAGCTGCGGCACAGCCGAATGTGGTTGTGGTGCTGAGCAACGGCGCACCAGTTGAGATGCCGTGGTTGAGCAGTATAAAGGGCGTACTAGAAGCGTACTTGGGAGGTCAAGCTCTTGGCGGGGCCATTGCCGATCTACTGTTTGGCGATGCTAACCCTTCTGGGCGGCTTGCCGAGACATTCCCTGTGAAGTTAAGCGACAATCCCTCTTATTTGTCCTTTCCAGGTGAGGGGAATAAGGTCGAATATGGCGAAGGGATATTCGTCGGATACCGTTACTATGAGAAGAAGGGGCTGGCACCGCTGTTCCCGTTCGGTCATGGGCTTAGCTATACGACCTTTAGCTATGCAGACCTAACTATAGACAAGAAGACATTGAAGGATACCGAATCACTGAAAGTATCAGTAAGAGTGACCAATACAGGTCTGCGGGCAGGTTTAGAAGTCGTGCAGTTGTACGTTCGTGACGTGGAGAGCTCAGTTATTCGGCCAAATAAGGAATTGAAGGGCTTCGATAAGGTCGAGCTGGAGCCTGGTGAGTCCAAGACGGTAACATTCAAGCTGGATAAGCGTAGCTTTGCCTATTACGATGTCGAAGTTAGCGAATGGACTGTGGAGACAGGGAATTTCGAGTTAATGCTCGGCCGTTCTTCACAGGATATCATCTTGTCCGAGACGGTGACTGTGCAGTCAACAGCAGTTCGCAAGACGGTGTTTCACCGCAATTCGACTTTGTCTGAGGTGGGCAAGACCCCGTTAGGAAAAGTACTTGTTCAACAAATTCTTGCCAATCTGCCTTTTGCAGCTGCAATTGGCTCCGAGCATGAGGCTATGGTGAAGGCTTTCATGGAGCACATGCCGCTTCGCGGACTGCTTTCATTCAGTGGAGGCAAGTTCACGGAGATTAGTCTCGCAGCAATGCTAAAGAAATTGAATGATGAGTAG
- a CDS encoding flotillin family protein, producing the protein MDSTIYIPVGIVIVVILLVIVFASRYRTVKADEAMIVTGALTKDGMKIVKAGGTFVWPVVQNASFLSLQVQTVDVHTPEVYTVHGVPVMVDGVAQIKIKGDQESMATAAEQFLGKPDVELKSIATQTMEGHLRAILGTMTVEDVYKNREEFARNVQEVAASDLNKMGLQIVSFTIRDVRDKNGYLDALGQPQIASVKRDAEIAKANAYRDEQVAKSKALEDGKKAEFTAETNIAEAHKTMEVKKAVFKQEQDMKKAEADQAYKLQEARSMQSVKGEEMQIQVIEREKQIELESKEIERRELELVATVKKQAEAERFAQEQRAEGDRYQIEAKAKAEAESVRLAGNANADKERAEGTAEADVIRLKGLAEAEAKDKIADALKKYGEAAIIELIVGKFPEIARAIAEPLSKTEKIVIVDGGGSGPNGGAGKVTGYVTDLLAKMPETVGALTGVDVNQWLRKLAQGDNAVKKDITGESTSSTPSNPSNPQS; encoded by the coding sequence TTGGACTCAACGATCTATATCCCAGTAGGCATTGTAATTGTCGTTATTTTACTGGTAATCGTATTTGCATCAAGATATCGCACGGTCAAAGCAGATGAGGCGATGATCGTGACAGGGGCACTAACTAAGGATGGTATGAAAATCGTCAAGGCAGGAGGAACATTTGTATGGCCTGTCGTGCAGAATGCATCCTTCCTAAGCCTTCAAGTACAGACGGTTGACGTACATACACCTGAAGTGTACACCGTCCACGGGGTTCCTGTTATGGTCGACGGAGTAGCCCAGATTAAGATCAAAGGTGATCAGGAGTCTATGGCTACCGCGGCAGAGCAGTTTTTAGGTAAGCCTGATGTGGAGCTGAAGAGTATCGCCACCCAGACGATGGAAGGTCACTTGAGGGCCATTCTCGGTACAATGACAGTCGAAGACGTTTATAAAAACCGCGAAGAATTTGCAAGAAATGTACAAGAGGTTGCGGCAAGCGACTTGAATAAAATGGGACTGCAAATCGTCTCCTTTACTATTCGCGACGTTAGAGATAAGAACGGATATTTGGATGCCCTTGGACAGCCACAGATTGCCTCTGTAAAGAGGGATGCGGAAATCGCCAAGGCTAATGCCTACCGGGATGAGCAGGTTGCCAAATCCAAAGCTTTGGAGGATGGCAAGAAGGCAGAGTTTACAGCTGAGACGAATATTGCCGAGGCCCATAAGACAATGGAAGTGAAGAAAGCGGTATTTAAGCAGGAGCAGGACATGAAGAAGGCTGAGGCCGATCAAGCCTATAAGCTCCAAGAGGCGCGTTCCATGCAGTCGGTAAAAGGTGAGGAAATGCAAATCCAGGTCATCGAAAGAGAGAAGCAAATCGAGCTAGAATCGAAGGAGATAGAGCGCCGGGAGCTTGAGCTCGTGGCTACGGTGAAGAAACAAGCGGAAGCTGAACGTTTTGCTCAAGAGCAGCGGGCTGAGGGTGACCGCTATCAGATTGAAGCGAAAGCGAAAGCAGAAGCGGAATCAGTCAGGTTGGCAGGTAACGCGAACGCAGATAAGGAAAGAGCAGAGGGAACTGCAGAAGCGGATGTTATTAGACTCAAGGGATTAGCAGAAGCGGAAGCTAAGGATAAAATCGCTGATGCTCTCAAGAAATATGGCGAAGCAGCTATTATTGAGCTTATTGTGGGCAAATTTCCGGAAATTGCAAGAGCAATCGCAGAGCCTCTCTCGAAGACGGAGAAAATCGTTATCGTTGATGGGGGTGGCAGCGGTCCAAATGGTGGTGCAGGTAAGGTAACAGGATATGTGACTGACTTGCTTGCTAAGATGCCAGAAACGGTTGGAGCATTAACTGGTGTGGATGTGAACCAGTGGCTTCGTAAGCTGGCGCAGGGAGATAATGCGGTTAAGAAAGATATTACTGGAGAAAGCACATCAAGCACTCCAAGCAATCCAAGCAATCCGCAATCATAG
- a CDS encoding phosphatase PAP2 family protein — translation MEISIKNIFARSYIISIICALGFAAIATLIGVHKIAWFDDRIITVVQGQESAGLTAFMKFFTFIGEGIPVAIITVVAMVILYFGLKFRSELIFFVGVVVGSALLNTGLKLIFQRARPTLHRIVEANGFSFPSGHSMAAFSLYGVLCFLLWKHMRSAFARVVLIIAGCLITVTIGISRIYVGVHYPSDVIGGFLASAAWLVASIAYYQYWIERRNRKQSDAQ, via the coding sequence ATGGAAATCAGTATAAAAAACATTTTTGCACGTTCCTACATTATAAGCATCATTTGTGCATTGGGCTTTGCGGCTATCGCAACCTTGATTGGAGTGCATAAAATTGCGTGGTTTGATGATCGCATAATTACAGTAGTACAGGGTCAGGAGTCAGCTGGCCTTACGGCTTTTATGAAATTTTTCACTTTTATCGGAGAAGGAATACCTGTTGCTATAATAACTGTGGTTGCGATGGTTATTCTTTATTTCGGTTTGAAATTTCGTAGTGAGCTTATATTCTTCGTGGGTGTTGTGGTTGGCTCCGCATTGTTGAATACCGGATTAAAGCTAATCTTTCAACGTGCTCGTCCAACATTGCATCGGATTGTCGAAGCGAATGGATTTAGCTTTCCGAGCGGACACTCTATGGCAGCATTTAGTTTGTATGGTGTGCTATGTTTTTTGCTTTGGAAACACATGAGAAGCGCTTTTGCTCGAGTTGTACTCATTATTGCAGGCTGTCTAATAACTGTGACGATCGGAATCAGTCGAATTTATGTTGGCGTGCACTATCCAAGTGACGTTATCGGAGGATTTCTAGCAAGTGCTGCTTGGTTAGTCGCATCTATCGCTTATTATCAATATTGGATTGAACGTCGCAATCGCAAGCAGTCAGATGCCCAATAA
- a CDS encoding YheC/YheD family protein has translation MPQYVGSKWRKTAALLHSTQFNKIIPKTVRFNRLQLKSMLQKFSMVYVKPDMGSHGKGVMKVEHSNGQYRFQLGEHPRTFRTYEALYDAIRKETKGRSYLVQRGVHLLTHKGRRFDLRVMVQWSPRRVWETTGIIGRVSAPRKIITNYHGGGKLTPVRKLLGGYLAKQAVEKKIASLERMGVRAGQAMRRKFPRVCEIGVDVGMDRTMTPWVLEVNTAPDPYIFRKLSDPSIFKKIRRYAKAYGRLK, from the coding sequence GTGCCTCAGTATGTAGGTAGTAAATGGAGAAAAACAGCTGCTCTGCTGCATAGCACACAATTCAACAAAATCATTCCGAAAACCGTCCGATTTAATCGTCTACAGCTCAAGAGCATGCTTCAGAAGTTTTCTATGGTTTACGTGAAACCAGATATGGGTTCTCATGGTAAGGGTGTTATGAAAGTTGAACATTCCAATGGACAATACCGGTTTCAACTGGGGGAGCATCCTCGCACATTTCGAACGTATGAAGCGCTGTATGATGCGATTCGAAAGGAAACTAAGGGCAGGAGTTACTTGGTACAAAGAGGTGTTCATTTACTCACTCATAAAGGGCGTCGCTTCGATTTACGTGTCATGGTCCAATGGAGCCCGCGCAGGGTCTGGGAAACGACAGGCATTATTGGTCGGGTTTCTGCTCCCCGTAAAATCATTACCAACTATCATGGAGGGGGAAAGTTAACGCCGGTTAGAAAATTATTAGGAGGCTACTTAGCCAAACAGGCGGTGGAGAAAAAGATAGCTTCACTTGAAAGAATGGGTGTTCGTGCGGGACAGGCTATGCGTAGGAAATTTCCGAGGGTGTGCGAAATTGGGGTAGACGTGGGAATGGATAGAACGATGACGCCATGGGTATTAGAGGTTAATACCGCACCAGATCCCTACATTTTCAGAAAGCTATCCGACCCGTCCATATTCAAAAAAATTCGACGTTATGCCAAAGCCTATGGCCGATTAAAATAA
- a CDS encoding GNAT family N-acetyltransferase: MEVSLCKANLKDAMTIYEMQVRAFMPLLEKYQDYDTSPANESVERIITRINQSFTDYYIIKNFELAVGGIRVVKKDNKAYRVSPIFIMPEHQGKGIAQKVFAMIEQIYDDAKSWELDTIMQEEGNCYLYEKLGYKRTGETKAINDNMTIVFYGKSSLD; this comes from the coding sequence ATGGAAGTTTCGTTGTGTAAAGCAAACTTAAAAGATGCAATGACTATTTATGAAATGCAAGTCAGAGCATTTATGCCCTTATTGGAAAAATATCAGGATTATGACACAAGCCCCGCGAATGAATCTGTGGAAAGAATTATTACTCGAATCAATCAATCCTTTACAGATTATTATATAATAAAAAACTTTGAGCTTGCTGTTGGTGGAATTAGAGTCGTGAAAAAGGATAATAAAGCTTATCGTGTCAGCCCAATATTTATTATGCCAGAACACCAAGGAAAAGGAATTGCCCAAAAGGTATTTGCAATGATAGAACAGATATATGATGATGCTAAGTCATGGGAACTTGACACTATCATGCAAGAAGAAGGAAACTGTTATTTATACGAAAAGTTAGGTTATAAAAGAACGGGTGAAACAAAAGCAATAAATGACAACATGACAATTGTGTTTTATGGAAAATCGTCTTTAGATTAG
- a CDS encoding glycosyltransferase family 4 protein gives MHILIVAPEQIPVPQILGGSVEISILAIAKQLARLHRVTIISRAHSRYPRHSTIEGIHIYRVPTGSPMTYLSHVKKFIKGKSFDLVQVDNRPKFVGPLKRMLKGTPISLFLHSLTFVSPPFTSRLAAAKDLAQADIIIANSSSLKQQLSSRFPRVSGQIRKAWLGVDTNRFHPTSNAKQSKAFRVLFTGRVIPRKGVPVLLKAVKHAQASSRRPIHVVIAGGSSRAGYLNSMRALSHKLHVNTKFLGTVPHSRIHKIYRQADVFICPSQQHEAFGLVNVEAMSSGLPVIASNNGGIKEIVRNNKNGILIKSYHRPQAFGAAILRLINEKQTRKSMALQARKDCLERFSWKASAKRLSHIYSRLRK, from the coding sequence ATGCACATTTTAATAGTGGCACCGGAGCAAATCCCTGTTCCCCAAATACTCGGAGGATCCGTTGAAATATCGATACTGGCAATCGCCAAGCAATTAGCCCGCTTACATCGTGTGACGATTATTAGTAGGGCCCATTCCCGATATCCGCGTCACTCCACAATTGAAGGAATTCACATTTACCGTGTGCCAACCGGAAGTCCAATGACTTACTTATCCCATGTCAAAAAGTTTATTAAAGGCAAAAGCTTCGACTTAGTTCAGGTCGACAATCGGCCAAAATTTGTAGGTCCATTGAAACGAATGCTCAAGGGAACTCCCATTTCCCTATTCCTCCATTCCTTAACCTTTGTTAGCCCACCCTTTACCTCCCGGCTAGCAGCTGCTAAAGATTTAGCTCAAGCGGATATCATCATTGCAAACAGCTCGTCCTTAAAGCAACAGCTCTCTTCAAGGTTTCCCAGAGTCTCAGGACAAATCCGTAAGGCTTGGCTTGGTGTAGATACAAACCGGTTTCACCCTACCAGCAATGCGAAGCAAAGCAAAGCTTTCAGAGTATTGTTCACAGGCAGGGTCATTCCTCGCAAAGGCGTTCCTGTTCTGCTTAAGGCGGTCAAGCATGCTCAAGCCTCATCAAGACGCCCTATACATGTCGTTATTGCTGGAGGATCATCGCGAGCCGGCTACTTGAACAGTATGCGTGCCCTATCTCATAAGCTTCATGTTAATACCAAATTCCTTGGTACCGTTCCACACAGCCGCATCCATAAAATATATCGCCAAGCGGATGTATTCATCTGTCCATCCCAGCAGCACGAAGCCTTCGGTTTGGTTAATGTTGAAGCGATGTCTTCCGGCTTGCCTGTCATAGCCTCTAACAACGGAGGAATCAAAGAAATTGTTAGAAATAACAAGAACGGCATTCTAATTAAAAGCTACCATCGTCCGCAAGCATTCGGAGCTGCAATTCTACGGTTAATTAACGAGAAGCAAACGAGAAAGAGCATGGCCCTTCAAGCGCGTAAGGACTGCCTGGAACGCTTTAGCTGGAAGGCTTCCGCTAAACGGCTTAGCCATATTTACTCCCGTTTGCGTAAATAA
- a CDS encoding sister chromatid cohesion protein PDS5, protein MTIVSRLATSLHRKDEEPNVLLAQLIVEEGDKADVQELIDNLRHKDKGIQSDCIKVLYEIGMLKPTFLVEHVQTFVDLLTNKNNRLVWGAMTALDAIASADPQAVYEALPSIMNTANTGSVITRDHGVSILIKLYSVERYTDQIFPHLIKQLESCPTNQLPMYAENAMPVIHDRDRALFVETLLSRLIEIEKDSKRKRVEKVIKKLS, encoded by the coding sequence ATGACGATTGTAAGCAGACTAGCTACTTCGCTTCACCGTAAGGATGAGGAGCCTAACGTGTTATTGGCTCAATTGATTGTTGAAGAAGGGGACAAGGCTGATGTGCAAGAGCTGATAGATAACCTTCGTCACAAGGACAAGGGCATTCAAAGCGATTGTATTAAGGTGCTTTATGAGATTGGAATGCTTAAGCCCACTTTCCTAGTAGAGCATGTTCAGACTTTTGTCGATTTGCTCACAAATAAGAATAATCGCTTAGTGTGGGGAGCAATGACGGCGCTTGACGCGATTGCGTCTGCCGATCCTCAAGCTGTTTATGAGGCGCTGCCATCTATTATGAATACAGCGAACACGGGATCCGTTATTACGAGGGATCATGGAGTAAGCATACTCATCAAGCTTTATTCAGTTGAGCGTTATACTGATCAAATTTTCCCCCACTTGATCAAGCAGCTTGAGAGCTGTCCGACTAATCAGTTGCCTATGTATGCAGAAAATGCTATGCCAGTCATCCATGATCGGGATAGAGCTTTGTTTGTAGAGACACTGTTGTCACGTTTAATAGAAATTGAGAAGGATAGCAAACGCAAGCGGGTAGAGAAGGTCATTAAGAAACTAAGCTAA
- a CDS encoding HAD-IA family hydrolase, with protein MPQAIIFDLDGTLFQTETLLETVHRRVFETLRAEGLYEQPLPPIEILLGSLGMLLSDIWIRVMPDGSPAAHERANVLMLQYEMEELAAGRGQLYPGVADTLSELRDRGIRLFIASNGLEDYVKGVPAVKEIGDWFEGMYSAGEFATTTKVDLVRQLLDTFDVQSAWMVGDRSSDVEAGKSNELFVVGCDYAGFRRDGELDGSDAIIQSFPEILKLLP; from the coding sequence ATGCCTCAAGCTATAATTTTCGACTTGGACGGCACATTATTCCAAACGGAGACACTGCTGGAAACTGTACATCGTCGAGTGTTCGAAACATTACGTGCAGAGGGCCTTTATGAGCAGCCGTTACCACCTATCGAAATTTTACTGGGATCTCTCGGCATGCTTCTGTCAGACATCTGGATACGTGTCATGCCGGATGGCTCACCGGCGGCCCATGAACGTGCAAATGTACTGATGCTGCAATATGAAATGGAAGAGTTGGCGGCTGGACGTGGCCAGCTGTATCCAGGAGTTGCCGATACGCTAAGCGAGCTGCGTGATAGGGGCATTAGGCTTTTCATCGCCAGCAATGGATTAGAGGATTATGTAAAGGGAGTTCCCGCAGTAAAAGAAATCGGGGATTGGTTCGAGGGGATGTACAGCGCGGGTGAATTTGCAACTACAACCAAAGTGGACTTAGTTCGTCAATTACTGGATACTTTCGACGTTCAAAGCGCATGGATGGTAGGAGATCGCTCTTCTGATGTGGAGGCAGGTAAGAGCAATGAGCTGTTCGTGGTTGGCTGCGATTATGCCGGCTTCCGTCGTGATGGGGAGCTGGATGGCTCGGATGCGATCATTCAGTCGTTTCCCGAGATATTAAAGCTTCTTCCTTAA
- a CDS encoding YheC/YheD family endospore coat-associated protein, producing MAQPVLGILTLYLNDSKVLEERPVYEKMISAGRRIGISVFVFTPEDVEESSGKIHAMVYNSEEKRWGRRWVRFPNVIYDRCRIQRSQRFQRLLAFRKRYSHLLFLNRPLRNKWTIYRTLSKVALFRPHLPITRLYQSADDVLALLKKFNTVYLKPINGTGGRGILRIDRGKDGALLLQGRNHSRSIVQPRRIARSNLASALGSWDMHGDKYIVQQGLNIRLPSGRIHDYRMLVQKNSSGEWEVTGCAGRVGPIRSITSNLHGGGEAASMNSLMRQWIRSDATLSQIRENAEKFGLSIARHLEASYDALCELALDLAIDRSGHVWLIEVNPKPSREVFKKAGEHEVYRRAIVRPIEYALWAYRQNKDARNPKVSVNDSDGVEQRLLSDLDSDSEDN from the coding sequence GTGGCTCAGCCCGTACTCGGCATCCTGACCTTATATTTGAACGATTCCAAAGTACTAGAGGAAAGACCCGTTTATGAGAAAATGATTTCCGCTGGCAGGCGGATTGGCATATCGGTGTTTGTCTTCACTCCTGAAGATGTTGAGGAAAGCAGCGGTAAAATTCATGCGATGGTATACAATTCAGAAGAAAAGCGCTGGGGCAGACGCTGGGTACGATTCCCCAACGTTATCTATGACCGTTGCCGCATTCAGAGAAGCCAACGCTTCCAGCGTCTGCTTGCTTTCCGTAAACGTTATTCCCACCTGTTGTTTCTCAATCGCCCCTTGCGTAACAAATGGACGATTTACCGCACGCTTAGTAAAGTTGCACTATTTCGACCACATCTACCGATTACAAGATTGTATCAATCTGCAGATGATGTACTAGCGCTGCTAAAGAAATTCAACACCGTTTACTTAAAGCCGATTAACGGAACCGGCGGTCGTGGCATTCTACGCATAGACCGGGGAAAAGACGGAGCTCTGCTCTTGCAGGGTCGCAACCATTCGCGAAGTATTGTGCAGCCTCGAAGAATAGCGCGAAGCAATCTGGCTTCGGCACTTGGGAGCTGGGATATGCATGGCGACAAGTACATCGTGCAGCAAGGACTCAATATTAGGCTGCCGAGCGGTCGAATTCATGACTATCGAATGCTGGTGCAAAAAAACAGCTCTGGGGAATGGGAAGTAACGGGATGCGCAGGACGTGTTGGACCTATTAGAAGTATTACCTCCAACCTGCATGGGGGAGGAGAAGCTGCATCTATGAACTCCCTTATGCGGCAATGGATACGCAGTGATGCCACCCTTTCCCAAATTCGAGAAAATGCCGAGAAGTTCGGATTAAGCATTGCTCGGCACTTAGAAGCTTCATACGATGCATTGTGCGAGCTGGCACTGGATTTAGCGATAGATCGAAGCGGACACGTATGGCTTATAGAGGTCAATCCGAAGCCGTCTCGTGAAGTATTTAAGAAAGCAGGGGAGCACGAGGTATACCGTAGGGCGATTGTTCGTCCCATTGAATATGCCCTTTGGGCTTACCGTCAGAACAAGGATGCACGAAACCCGAAAGTATCTGTTAATGATAGCGATGGAGTGGAACAGCGGCTACTTTCAGACTTGGATTCTGATTCTGAGGATAATTGA